The DNA region CGGGTCGGCTGGATTGATGCGCGCCGGTTCGCTTTGGCTGAACGCTTCGCCAGCCGCCTGCCAGAAGGCCTCGCTGAGTTCGATGGTGTCGGGCAGCAGTTGCGATTGGTGGCGCGGGATGAAGCCGGTATCCAGCTCGGCGGCGGCAAATGCCGGATGGGCAATGATGCGCCGCAAGAACGCCAGGTTGGTCCTGACGCCGCCCACGGCGAATTCGTCGAGCATGCCCAGCAGGCGCAGACGCGCCTCTTCACGGGTCTCGCCCCAGGCGATCAGCTTGCCGAGCATCGGGTCGTAAAAGGGCGAAACGCTGTCACCCTCGGCCACGCCGCTGTCCACACGCCTGCCAACGCCATGGGCGGGCTCGCGATACAGATTCAGTGTCCCGGTCGCGGGCAGGAAGTCGTTGGCCGGGTCTTCGGCGTAGAGCCGGACTTCGATGGCATGACCGATCAGCGGAACCTGCTCCTGAGTGATCGGCAGGGGTTCACCGCGCGCCACGCGGATCTGCCACTCGACCAGATCCAGCCCTGTGATGTATTCGGTCACCGGGTGTTCGACCTGCAGGCGGGTATTCATCTCCATGAAGAAGAACTCGCCGCGTGCGTCGAGCAGGAACTCCACAGTACCTGCGCCCACGTAGCCAATCGCCTGGGCGGCCTTGACTGCCGCTTCGCCCATGGCCCGGCGCAGTTCAGTCGTCAGGCCCGGTGCAGGCGCTTCTTCGACCACTTTCTGGTGGCGGCGCTGAATGGAGCAGTCGCGCTCGTTGAGGTACAGGCAATGACCGTGCTGATCGGCAAACACCTGAATCTCGACATGACGCGGTGACAACACGTATTTTTCCACCAGCATTCGTGCATCGCCGAACGACGACTGCGCCTCACGCTGAGCGGAGGCCAGCGCTTCGGTCAGTTCGCTGGCCTGTTCCACCACTTTCATGCCTTTGCCACCGCCGCCAGCGGTCGCTTTCAGCAATACCGGATAGCCAATGCGTTCGGCAGCCGCAGCGAATGTTTCGATATCCTGCGCCGCGCCGTGATAGCCCGGCACCAACGGCACGCCAGCTTTTTCCATCAATGATTTTGCTGCGGATTTGCTGCCCATGGCATCGATGGCCGAGGCGGGCGGGCCGAGAAAAATCAGCCCTGCGTCTTTAATGGCCCGCGCGAAATCAGCATTTTCCGACAGAAAACCGTAACCGGGATGGATCGCCTGCGCGCCGCTAGACCGTGCGGCGTCGATCAGCTTGTCGATCATCAGGTAGCTGTCAGTCGCCTTGCTTCCACCCAGATCCACGCAGACATCGGCTTCACGGCTGTGACGTGCCTCCCGATCAATGGCGCTGTGCACGGCCACCGTGGTCAGGCCCATTCTTTTTGCGCTGCGCATGATGCGACAGGCTATTTCGCCTCGATTGGCGATCAGTAGCGTGTTCAGCTCGGGCAAGCTCATGATTGCGAATCCTTGTGTGTTTCGGTCAGGGCAGGGCGTTCGCCAGGATGCTCATCCGGCGTGCTCTGCCAGCCGGGCGCGCGCTTTTGCAGAAAGGCGCGCAGGCCTTCCTGACCTTCGGCGCTGGTGCGGATGCGGGCAATGGCGCTTTCGCAGTAACGACGCAACGCAGGCGTCAACTCGCCGCTGCCCACCTCGCGCAGCAATTCTTTGCTGACGCGCATGGCCTGCGGGCTGTTGAGCAGCAGGTTCTCGATCCATTCAAGCGTTCGCGCTTCCAGCTCGGTGCCCGCATAGCACTCGGCAATCAGGCCGATCTGCTGTGCGCGCCGGCCGTCGAAGCGTTCCGCGGTCAGTGCATAACGCCGTGCTGCGCGTTCGCCTATGGCTTGAACCACAAACGGGCTGATAACCGCCGGAGCGAGGCCGATGCGTACTTCTGAAAGGCAGAACTGCGCGTCCTCGGCAGCGATAGCCATGTCGCAGCAACTGATCAGGCCCAGCGCACCGCCAAAGGCTGCGCCCTGAACCACGGCCAGCGTGGGCAGCTTCAATCTGGCGAGGGTGTACATCAGCTCCGCCAGCTCCCGTGCATCGTCCAGATTGGTGTTGTAATCCATATCGGCGGCCTGCTGCATCCAGGCCAGATCAGCGCCCGCACTGAAGTGTCGGCCGCGGCCACGGAGCAGCAGAAAACGCAGGCTGGAATTGGCTTGTACCTGGTCCAGCGCGATGATCAGTTCGCGAATCATCTGCGCATTGAATGCGTTGTTCTTGTCCGCACGGTTCAGCCACAGGGTGGCGAAACCTCGCGGGTCTTCGAGCAGTTCTATGGTGGCGAATGAGGTCATGGTGATTTCCCCGCTTACATGCGGAACAGGCCAAAGGTCGTGGGTTCGATGGGCGCATTGAGCGAAGCGGAGAGGGCCAGCGCCAGTATCTCGCGGGTCTGCGCCGGGTCGATGACGCCGTCGTCCCACAGGCGGGCGCTGGAGTAATACGGATGGCCCTGATGTTCATACTGATCGAGGATCGGCTGTTTCAGCTCGGCCTGTTGTTGCGGGCTGAAGGCCTGCCCTGCGCGTTCAGCCTGTTCGCACTTGACCTGCACCAGCACGCCGGCCGCCTGCTCGCCACCCATCACGCCGATTCTCGCGTTGGGCCACATCCACAGAAAACGCGGGTCGTAAGCGCGGCCGCACATGCCGTAGTTGCCAGCCCCGAAACTGCCACCGATGATCACCGTGAATTTCGGCACCCTGGCGCAGGCTACGGCGGTGACCAGCTTGGCGCCATGCTTGGCGATGCCACCCGCTTCGTACTTCTGACCGACCATGAAACCAGTGATGTTCTGCAGAAACAGCAGCGGAATCCCGCGCTGGCAGGCCAGTTCGATGAAATGCGCGCCTTTCTGGGCGGCTTCGGCGAAGAGGATGCCGTTATTGGCCAGAATGGCGATCGGGTAACCGTGCAGATGCGCAAAACCGCAGACCAGCGTGGTGCCGAACAGCGCCTTGAACTCATCAAGGACCGAGCCGTCCACCAGTCGGGCGATGATTTCCCGTACATCAAACGGCTGTTTGGTGTCGGTCGGAATAATGCCGTACAGCTCGTCACTGGCGTAGAGCGGGGCAACGGGGGTGATGACGTTCAACTGACCCTGCTTGCGCCAGTTGAGGTTGGCGATACTGCGCCGTGCCAGCGCCAGTGCGTGTTCGTCGCTCTCAGCGTAATGATCGGCAACCCCGGACGTGCGGCAATGCACGTCGGCACCGCCCAGGTCCTCGGCGCTCACTACTTCGCCGGTGGCGGCTTTGACCAGTGGCGGCCCGGCCAGAAAGATTGTGGCTTGCTGGCGTACCATGATCGCTTCGTCGGCCATCGCCGGTACATAGGCCCCGCCTGCTGTGCAGGAGCCCATGACCACGGCGATCTGGGCAATGCCCTGGGCACTCATGTTGGCCTGATTGAAGAAGATTCGCCCGAAGTGCTCGCGATCCGGAAACACCTCGTCCTGACGTGGCAGGTTGGCACCGCCGGAGTCCACCAGATAGATGCATGGCAGGCGATTCTGCTGGGCGATGGTCTGCGCCCGCAGGTGTTTTTTGACCGTCAGCGGGTAATAGGAGCCGCCTTTCACCGTGGCATCGTTGGCGATAATCATGCATTCGACGCCTTCGACGCGGCCGATGCCGGCAATGACACCGGCCGCCGGGACGTCTTCGCCATACACGTCGTGCGCGGCCAACTGGCCGATTTCCAGAAACGGCGAGCCCGTGTCCAGCAAGCGATTGATGCGTTCGCGCGGCAGCAACTTGCCACGCGAGGTATGGCGTTCCTGGGCTTTTGGCCCACCGCCTTGGCGGACAGTGTTCAGCAGGCTGCGCAAGTTTTCGACCTGTTGCAGCAACGCGGCATGGTTGAGCGAAAACTCTGCGGAACGCGGGTTGATGCGGGTGTGCAGGATGGCCATGAGGACTCCGGAATCAACGGGTTTCGTTGAACAGTTCGCGACCAATGAGCATGCGGCGTATTTCGCTGGTGCCTGCGCCGATCTCGTAGAGCTTGGCGTCGCGTAACAGTCGACCGGCCGGAAACTCGTTGATGTAGCCATTGCCGCCGAGAATCTGAATGGCATCCAGCGCCATCTGGGTGGCCCGCTCGGCGCTGTACAGGATCACGCCTGCCGCATCCTTGCGCGTGGTTTCGCCACGATCACAGGCCTGGGCGACGGCATACAGATAGGCCCGGCTGGCGTTGAGCTGGGTGTACATGTCGGCAACCTTGCCCTGAATCAGCTGAAACTCGCCGATGCTCTGGCCGAACTGCTTGCGGTCATGAATGTAGGGGACGACCACGTCCATGCAGGCCTGCATGATGCCGGTCGGCCCGCCCGAGAGCACCACGCGCTCGTAATCCAGGCCGCTCATTAGCACCCGGACGCCGCCGTCGAGCACGCCCAGCAGGTTTTCTTCCGGCACCTCGACATCGTCGAAGAACAGTTCGCAGGTGTTGGAGCCGCGCATGCCCAGCTTGTCGAACTTGCTGCCGCGAGAAAATCCTTTCCAGTCGCGTTCGACGATGAACGCGCTGATGCCATGCGCTGCTTTCTCCAGGTCGGTCTTGGCGTAGATCACATACGTGTTGGCGTCCGGCCCGTTGGTGATCCAGGTTTTGCTGCCGTTGAGGATATAGCGGTCGCCACGCTTGTCGGCCCGCAGCTTCATCGACACCACGTCCGAGCCCGCATTGGGTTCGCTCATGGCCAGTGCGCCAACGTGTTCGCCGCTGATCAGCCTTGGCAGGTAACGGGCTTTCTGCTCGGGGTTGCCGTTACGGTTGATCTGGTTGACGCACAGGTTCGAGTGCGCGCCGTAGGACAACGCTACCGACGCCGAGCCACGACTGATCTCTTCCATGGCCACCACATGCGCCAGATACCCGAGACCCGCGCCGCCGTACTCTTCACTAACAGTGATGCCCAGCACGCCCATTTCACCGAATTTGCGCCACATGTCGGCCGGGAACAGGTTGTCCTTGTCGATCTGTGCGGCGCGAGGGGTGAGCTCTGCAGCGACGAACGATTGCAACTGATCGCGGAGCATGTCGATGGTTTCGCCCAAGGCGAAGTTCAGGCTGGGGTAACTCATGGGCAGCGTTCCTGTTTTATTCTTGGATGTCGTTCTGAACGATTGGCTATGACCTTTACGTTAACGTAAACCTGAGAGTGTGCACTGTCAACGTTCTGTTTAACACCTGTAGGAGCGTCAGGAGGTTGCGGTGCTGACCGGCGAGCTTCGGGCAAGAAGGGGATACGTGACGCGGAGCGTTGGTACGAGCGTCATCCGTGCAAGGAAGGCCGGTGAAATCCAGGAAAGCACGAAGGGGAGCCTGGGCTCCCCTTCAAGTTCTATTGCTATGCTCTTTTTTGTTTGTCGGGAGGCCTGTTGTTGTTTTTGGCGACCTGTCCCTTCACATCTTTTTTGAGCGATCCACATACGGGATCAAGAGCAAACGTATTTTTTTGAGCGCTGATGCCACTTTCATCGTATCGATCCAACCAGTACGGGGGCTGCCTCGGGGCAGTTTTATTGTTCTCTGTCTGGCTGCGAACGGCCTGCAGGGCAAGTCGTTCAGAAAAGCTATCCACTCCAAAAAAATCTGTTAGCTGCGTCTCTGTCCGTGTTGTTCTTGTTATGTCAGAGTCGATACGTATTGTTTTTATTGGGTTGCTGCGTGCTTTTATTCTTGTTGTACAAAGGATATAGCAGGACCCGTGCCAGTTTTTTCAAAGCCCCTGAAACCGGGCATTTGCGGTTTTTTTCGGGCATCGGGTCGTCTGATTCTGTTGTCGGTTGTTTCCGTGTTACCCGTTTGTCTCGACAGGACGCAGTCAGGGTAACACTCCGCGACAACGTGTCGCACCCTGTTACCGACCGGTGACGGTTGTCAGGCTGACAGCCGGGCCTTGGCCACGCGCGAGCCGTTGCTGCGCCCCAGCACCTCGCAGATTCGCTGGCCAGCCTGGATGACTTGATCAAGATCAACGCCGGTCTCGATACCCAGCCCTTGCAACATGTACAGCACATCCTCGGTGGCGACATTGCCGCTCGCCCCCTTGGCGTAGGGGCAGCCGCCCAGGCCTGCGACAGAGCTGTCGAATACCTGGATGCCTTCTTCCAGACTGGCGTAAATGTTCACCAGCGCCTGGCCGTAGGTGTCGTGAAAGTGTCCGGCCAGTTTGCTGCGGGGGATGTGTGCAGCCACTGCATTGAACAGGGCGCGGGCAGCGCCGGGCGTGCCGATGCCAATGGTGTCGCCCAGCGAAATCTCGTAACAGCCCATGGCATGCAGCTCATTGGCAACTGCGACGACCTGTTCGGGCGACACATTGCCCTCATAAGGGCAACCCAATACGCAGGACACATAACCCCGAACCCGCAAGCCATGCAGGCGAGCGGCGGCCATGACCGGCGCGAAGCGTTCCAGGCTTTCGCTGATCGAGCAGTTCAGGTTGCGCTGAGAGAATGCCTGGCTCGCTGCGGCGAAGACTGCGACTTCTCCGGCACCGGCTGCCAGCGCATCTTCGAACCCTCTGAGATTTGGCGTCAGGGCCGAATATATTACGCCCTCACGGCGCTGAATCTGCGCCAGCACCTGGGCCGAACCCGCCATTTGCGGCACCCATCTGGCGGACACGAAACTGCCCGCTTCTATGTGGCCAAATCCGGCAGCACTCAGGTCGTCGACCAGACGCACCTTGGCCTCGACACTGATCGGCAGCGCCTCATTCTGCAAACCGTCACGCGGACCGACTTCGACGATATTCACTTTTTGCGGGAGTGACATGGCAGTGCCTGCAGGGTCAGTGTGACGTGGCGGCGGTTTTATCGAGCTCGGCGCGGCAACGCTCTTCGGCGGTGTCCAGTTCCAGTTGCATCTGCTGAATGTCCAGCAGTTGCTGTTCCAGTTGCGCCCGGCGCTCGGTGATTTTGCCGAGCATGGTCTGCAATTGTTTCTGGTTACCGCCGCTCGGGTCGTACAGCGAAATCAGCTCTTTGCATTCGGCCAGTGAAAAGCCGATCCGCTTGCCGCGCAGGATCAGTTTCAGGGTGACTTTGTCACGCGCCGAATAGATACGCTCCAGCCCCTTGCGTTCCGGGCTGAGCATGCCTTGCTCTTCATAGAAGCGGATTGCGCGGGTGGTGATGTCCAGCTCGCGGGCAAGTTCGGAAATACTGTAGGTCTGACTGCTCATGGTGGTACTCGGCGGGGCTTGGGCTCTAACCTACGGTTGCTTTACGTATGCGTCAAGCTGCAAGCTACAAGCTACAAGTCAGAAGCTTGAGGCTTGCAGCTTCCTCTTCAGCCTTTTTCCTGAGCAACTATCCGCTGTGCCAGCTCGATGATCTGCTCTCGCATCCAGCGATTGGCAGGGTCCTGATCGGTGCTTTCGTGCCAGTAGAGATGGGTTTCGACCGAGGGAACGTCATTGATCGGCAGGTCCACATAATGCAGGTCGTTGCGACGGGCGAAGCGCTCCGGCACGGTCATGACCATATCGGTCTGCTGCAATACCTGGGTCGCCATGAGGTAATGCTGGGAGCGCAACGCGATTTTGCGCTGGATGCCCATCTTGCCCAGCGCAAGGTCCACATGGCCCAGTCCACTGCGGCGACTGGAGATATGAATGTGTGCTTGCGCCAGATAATCATCCAGCGTCACTGAGGCCTTGCCAGCCAGCGGGTGCGCCTTGCGCATGCTGCATACATAGCGGTCTTCCATCAGCTTGACATGGCGTACTTGCGGGTCGGTGTTGAGCGGCGCATCCACGGCGAAATCCAGGCGTCCGGCCGCCAGTTCCTTGGTGGTTTCACGGCGCTTGGACAAAAAGCTCTCGATGGTGACAGTAGGTGCCAGGCGTCGCAGCCGCTGGAACAGCGCTGGCAGGATCACCGCTTCGGTCAGGTCGGTCATGCTGATGCGGTAGTTCTTGTTGGCCTGCAACGGGTTGAATATGCGGCTTTCCTGCACCGAGACCCTGAGCAGCGACAGCGCATTGCGTACCGGGCCGATGATGTTCTGCGCCATGGGCGTAGGCACCATGCCTTGTGCCGTGCGCACGAACAACGGGTCGTTGAAGGTTTCGCGCAAGCGCGCCAGTGCATTGGAAACGGCGGGCTGGGTGATCCCGACGATCTGCCCGGCGCGGGTCAGGTTGGCCTCGGTATAGATGGCGTCGAAGACAATGAATAGGTTGAGATCGACCTTGCTCAGGTTCATGGGTGAGGATGCCTCGTACTGTTATTGTGGTTCGCCGTTTATCAGGTTAGGACGTGACGCAGCGTTGTTCGATCATATATCGGTTATGAATGTTTATACACGCCGAGAATAGATTAGATAAATGGCTGGAGGTTCTTTAGCATCCGTTTGACGACATCGACACTCTGACCGAGAAGGTAGCGGCCCATGGATTTCGCGTACTCCCCGAAAGTGCAGGCACTGCGTGAGCGCGTCACGGCGTTCATGGATGCTTACGTTTATCCCGCCGAGCCGGTCTTCGAACAGCAAGTGGCCGAAGGTGATCGCTGGCAGCCCACCGCAATCATGGAAGAACTCAAGGCCAAGGCAAAAGCCGAAGGTCTGTGGAATCTGTTTTTGCCGGAGTCTGAACTGGGCGCCGGGCTGAGCAATCTGGAGTACGCGCCGCTGGCGGAAATCATGGGCCGCTCGCTGCTGGGGCCGGAGCCGTTCAACTGCTCTGCGCCTGACACCGGCAACATGGAGGTGCTGGTGCGCTATGCCAGCGATGAGCAGAAAAAACAGTGGCTGGAGCCGCTGTTGCGCGGTGAGATTCGTTCGGCCTTTGCGATGACCGAGCCTGATGTGGCGTCTTCGGACGCGACCAACATGGCCGCACGCGCCGAGCGTGATGGCGATGAGTGGGTCATCAACGGACGTAAATGGTGGACCTCCGGGGCCTGTGACCCGCGCTGCAAAATTCTGATCTTCATGGGCCTGAGCAACCCCGACGGGCCGCGCCATCAGCAGCACTCCATGATTCTGGTGCCGGTCGATACGCCCGGCGTGAAGATCGTCCGGCCGCTGCCGGTATTCGGTTATGACGACGCGCCCCACGGGCATGCCGAAGTGCTGTTCGACAATGTGCGTTTGCCTTATGAAAACGTGTTACTGGGCGAGGGCCGAGGTTTCGAGATCGCTCAGGGGCGACTGGGCCCAGGGCGTATTCATCACTGCATGCGCTCTATCGGCATGGCTGAAAGGGCGCTTGAACTGATGTGCAAACGCGCCATCAACCGCGTCGCGTTTGGCCAGCCGCTGGCAAGACTGGGCGGCAACATCGATAAAATCGCTGATTCACGGATGGAGATCGATATGGCCAGGCTGCTGACCCTGAAAGCCGCCTATATGATGGACACGGCAGGTAACAAGGTCGCCAAAAGCGAAATTGCGCAGATCAAGGTGGTCGCGCCCAACGTTGCCCTGAACGTCATCGATCGTGCCATTCAGATGCATGGCGGTGCCGGGGTTTCCAATGATTTCCCGCTGGCCTACATGTACGCCATGCAACGCACCCTGCGGCTGGCCGATGGCCCGGATGAAGTGCACCGCGCTGCTATCGGCAAGTTCGAGCTGGGCAAGTACCTGCCTGCGGACCTGTCGCGCAGTCGCTCCTGAGCAGCAAGCGAGCTATTGCACCCAGACTTCGACACGGCGGTTCTTGATCCGGCCGTCGTCGATGTCATTGGTTGCCACCGGCATCTCGTCGCCCAGGCCAAGAATCTCGCGGAAGGTCACGCCGCTCTTCAGCAGCTCGCGGCGCACGGCCATGGCCCGAAGTCGTGACAGCAGGGCAGCACGTGCCGGGTCGCTCTTGGCATCGCCGAAGCCGACCAGTGTCACGTGCTGGTCGAGCCGGTCATTGGCCTTCAGGTAATCAACGACACGCTTGAGGTCTTGCTGAGCCTTGTTGTCCAGCCTGGCGCTGCCCTGCGCGAAGCGAAAATTGACCGAAAGCCGCTCGGCCTTGCGGGTCAACGCTTGATAGTCGGCAGGCATCTGGGCGGTGGGCTGAACCTTGAGCGCCTGCACGGTCTGCGCGACAAAACCTTCCTGAGCCACAATGGCCTGACCCTCGGCACTCTGCGCAAAACGCACCAGTGCCTGCGCCCAGCGTTGATGAGTGGCAGGCGGCACATACAGATAGAGCCGCCGCGACAACGGATAGTCTTCGGTAGCGATCAGGCTGATGGTCGGCAACATGGGCCTGGATTCACCGTCGGCAATGGCCACCGCTCTGGCGTGCCTGATCGACGGCATTCCGGTAAAGCCTACGCCATTGGGATCTTTGCTGACCTCATCGGACAATTGCTCGCTGGACTCGAAGCGCACCGCAGCACTGGACAGGTTCTTGCCATATTTGGCCAGTACCAGTTCCTTGAAGGTTTCGTAGGTGCCGGACTTTTCGTCGCGAACATACAGATGAATGACTCCCGGATTGCCACCCACTTCACTCCAGTCTCTGACTTCGCCGCTGAAAATGCGTGCCAGTTGCAACGTATCCAGCTGTCGCAGCGGGTTGCCGGGATGCACTATCACCGCAACGCCATCGATGGCGATGATTTGCTCACCTGCGGCGCTCTTGAGATCACCCAGACTGGCCAGTTCTCGGGCTTCCTGGTCCTTGATCGGTCGCGAAGAAGCGGCAATGTCGGCATTACCGGCCTTTAACGCGGTGAACCCGGTGCCTGAGCCATGCGCGGTGACCTCGACGCTGACTGTTTGGCCCGATGCGGTAGTGCCGACCACTCGCTGTTCGTTGAGCGCAGTACCCGGCACGCTCTGCACCGCTTGCATGCCTTGCTGGCGCAGCATGCCTTCGACCAGCGCAGGCCCGAGTTCGGCATTGATGGTGTTGGACCCTTGGATACGCAAGGTCGGCATATCGCTGGCGGGGACAGGCAACGCCGCCTGCGCAGTGAGGGGCAGGGTGGCGCTCGACAGGATCAGCGCCGTTAGCAGAGCGCGCAGCATCGGCGTCACCATGGATCACGGGAGGGTGTCGGGAGATTAAGACAGAGACGTTGCTGGAATATGACAGTTGAGCGATTAACGAGTCTTTAAACACCGGCCTGCTTTGTGTAATGGACAGGCCGGTGCAACGAGCGGCGGATCAGTTCAGTTCGAGCCAGATAGGCGCGTGATCCGATGGTTTTTCCATGCTGCGCAAATCGTAGTCCACGCCTGCAGCCTTGATGCGTGGCTGCAAACCGGTGGAGGTCATGATCAGGTCGATGCGCAGGCCGCGCTTCGGCTCGTCTTCAAAGCCACGGCTACGGTAGTCGAACCAGCTGAACCGGTCGTTCACCTCAGGGTGCAGGTAACGAAAACTGTCTACCAGCCCCCAGTTTTTCAGGCGCTCCATCCACTCGCGCTCTTCCGGCAGAAAGCTGCACTTGCCGGTTTTCAGCCAGCGCTTGGCATTGTCGGCACCGATACCAATGTCACAGTCTTGCGGCGAGATGTTCACATCGCCCATCACGATCAGCGGCTGCTCGTTGCTGAAACGGCTTTCCAGCAACGCCTGAAGGTCTTCATAGAAACGCTGCTTGGCCGGAAACTTGGTCGGGTGATCGCGACTTTCGCCCTGCGGAAAATAGCCATTCATGATGGTGACCGGCTGGCCATTGCTGTCTGCATAGGTGCCCCAGATGAAGCGCTTCTGGGATTCCTCGTTATCCCCCTCAAAGCCCTTGTGCAGTTCCAGCGGCGGATTGCGCGACAGCAGGGCGACCCCGTAGTGGCCTTTCTGGCCATGAAAATGCACGTGATAGCCCAGCGCTTCGATTTCCGCATAGGGAAATTGCTCGTCCGAGACCTTGGTTTCCTGAAGACCGATCACGTCAGGCTGGTGCTTTTCGATCAGCGCCGCCAATTGATGCGGTCGAGCGCGCAGCCCATTGATGTTGAACGAGACGATTTTCATAAAACAGCGGTCCTGAGCAAAACAAACTGCGATGCTAGCTGACCTGCCGATCGAGAACCAGCGTCGTCGGACACGACAGTGGCGCAGGGTCGGACAATTCGTTGGAACTGTTCTCAATCGCCATCACTCGAAAGCCTGCTGCCAAAACCGCTGCGCCAGACGCAGTTCCGTTAACACGAGGCCCTTTATGTCCCTACCTGTTGCCATCACGGGCGAAATCCGCCAGCTCGACAGCGGTTACTCCCGTGAAACCCGTGCCTTGCTGTTCAGGGCTTATCGGCACGACCCGACGTTCGCTTACCTGTTCAACGCTGAGCGTGAAGGGTACGAACAACGCGTGCTGGCGACCATTCGCCATCTGGTCAAACAGCATTTCCTGCAGAACCAGCCTGCGCTCGGTCTGTTCCTGGAGGATCGTCTGGTTGGTGTTGCACTGGTTGCGCCGCCTCAGCGTCGCCTGGGTGTTACCGAGAGCTGGGCCTGGCGTCTGCGCATGGTCATGGACACCGGTCTGGGCTGTACCCAACGCTACCTGGCGTATTACAACGCTGTGCTGGCCTGTGTGCCTTCGGAAACCGCGCATGTTCTGCCGCTGATCGGGCTTGATCCGGAATACCAGGGCCAGAAGCTCGGCCAAGACTTGAGCGAGCGACTGCTTGCGGCGTTGCACGACTGGTGCGCAGTAGACGAAAACTCGCAAGGGATTGTCGTCGACACCGGAAATCCCCGTTATTTCGAGTTCTATAAGCGACAAGGCTACGAGGAAATTGGCGAGATCGCCGTAGGACCTGTTCGCGAACATGTGTTCTT from Pseudomonas syringae includes:
- a CDS encoding acetyl/propionyl/methylcrotonyl-CoA carboxylase subunit alpha → MSLPELNTLLIANRGEIACRIMRSAKRMGLTTVAVHSAIDREARHSREADVCVDLGGSKATDSYLMIDKLIDAARSSGAQAIHPGYGFLSENADFARAIKDAGLIFLGPPASAIDAMGSKSAAKSLMEKAGVPLVPGYHGAAQDIETFAAAAERIGYPVLLKATAGGGGKGMKVVEQASELTEALASAQREAQSSFGDARMLVEKYVLSPRHVEIQVFADQHGHCLYLNERDCSIQRRHQKVVEEAPAPGLTTELRRAMGEAAVKAAQAIGYVGAGTVEFLLDARGEFFFMEMNTRLQVEHPVTEYITGLDLVEWQIRVARGEPLPITQEQVPLIGHAIEVRLYAEDPANDFLPATGTLNLYREPAHGVGRRVDSGVAEGDSVSPFYDPMLGKLIAWGETREEARLRLLGMLDEFAVGGVRTNLAFLRRIIAHPAFAAAELDTGFIPRHQSQLLPDTIELSEAFWQAAGEAFSQSEPARINPADPHSPWSAMNGFRAGMPAETDLQLVCNGHTRAVRLHSSSASLFRLDGEQLRIDRDGVRHQHLAIRRGATLYLKWQGDLHTIVQADPIAEAEPGHDQQGSLIAPMNGSIVRVLVEAGQTVDAGAQLVVLEAMKMEHSIRAASAGVITGLYCREGEMVNEGAVLVEMA
- a CDS encoding hydroxymethylglutaryl-CoA lyase, which codes for MSLPQKVNIVEVGPRDGLQNEALPISVEAKVRLVDDLSAAGFGHIEAGSFVSARWVPQMAGSAQVLAQIQRREGVIYSALTPNLRGFEDALAAGAGEVAVFAAASQAFSQRNLNCSISESLERFAPVMAAARLHGLRVRGYVSCVLGCPYEGNVSPEQVVAVANELHAMGCYEISLGDTIGIGTPGAARALFNAVAAHIPRSKLAGHFHDTYGQALVNIYASLEEGIQVFDSSVAGLGGCPYAKGASGNVATEDVLYMLQGLGIETGVDLDQVIQAGQRICEVLGRSNGSRVAKARLSA
- a CDS encoding MerR family transcriptional regulator, which produces MSSQTYSISELARELDITTRAIRFYEEQGMLSPERKGLERIYSARDKVTLKLILRGKRIGFSLAECKELISLYDPSGGNQKQLQTMLGKITERRAQLEQQLLDIQQMQLELDTAEERCRAELDKTAATSH
- a CDS encoding carboxyl transferase domain-containing protein, whose translation is MAILHTRINPRSAEFSLNHAALLQQVENLRSLLNTVRQGGGPKAQERHTSRGKLLPRERINRLLDTGSPFLEIGQLAAHDVYGEDVPAAGVIAGIGRVEGVECMIIANDATVKGGSYYPLTVKKHLRAQTIAQQNRLPCIYLVDSGGANLPRQDEVFPDREHFGRIFFNQANMSAQGIAQIAVVMGSCTAGGAYVPAMADEAIMVRQQATIFLAGPPLVKAATGEVVSAEDLGGADVHCRTSGVADHYAESDEHALALARRSIANLNWRKQGQLNVITPVAPLYASDELYGIIPTDTKQPFDVREIIARLVDGSVLDEFKALFGTTLVCGFAHLHGYPIAILANNGILFAEAAQKGAHFIELACQRGIPLLFLQNITGFMVGQKYEAGGIAKHGAKLVTAVACARVPKFTVIIGGSFGAGNYGMCGRAYDPRFLWMWPNARIGVMGGEQAAGVLVQVKCEQAERAGQAFSPQQQAELKQPILDQYEHQGHPYYSSARLWDDGVIDPAQTREILALALSASLNAPIEPTTFGLFRM
- a CDS encoding isovaleryl-CoA dehydrogenase, whose protein sequence is MSYPSLNFALGETIDMLRDQLQSFVAAELTPRAAQIDKDNLFPADMWRKFGEMGVLGITVSEEYGGAGLGYLAHVVAMEEISRGSASVALSYGAHSNLCVNQINRNGNPEQKARYLPRLISGEHVGALAMSEPNAGSDVVSMKLRADKRGDRYILNGSKTWITNGPDANTYVIYAKTDLEKAAHGISAFIVERDWKGFSRGSKFDKLGMRGSNTCELFFDDVEVPEENLLGVLDGGVRVLMSGLDYERVVLSGGPTGIMQACMDVVVPYIHDRKQFGQSIGEFQLIQGKVADMYTQLNASRAYLYAVAQACDRGETTRKDAAGVILYSAERATQMALDAIQILGGNGYINEFPAGRLLRDAKLYEIGAGTSEIRRMLIGRELFNETR
- a CDS encoding LysR family transcriptional regulator; this translates as MNLSKVDLNLFIVFDAIYTEANLTRAGQIVGITQPAVSNALARLRETFNDPLFVRTAQGMVPTPMAQNIIGPVRNALSLLRVSVQESRIFNPLQANKNYRISMTDLTEAVILPALFQRLRRLAPTVTIESFLSKRRETTKELAAGRLDFAVDAPLNTDPQVRHVKLMEDRYVCSMRKAHPLAGKASVTLDDYLAQAHIHISSRRSGLGHVDLALGKMGIQRKIALRSQHYLMATQVLQQTDMVMTVPERFARRNDLHYVDLPINDVPSVETHLYWHESTDQDPANRWMREQIIELAQRIVAQEKG
- a CDS encoding gamma-carboxygeranoyl-CoA hydratase, with the translated sequence MTMTSFATIELLEDPRGFATLWLNRADKNNAFNAQMIRELIIALDQVQANSSLRFLLLRGRGRHFSAGADLAWMQQAADMDYNTNLDDARELAELMYTLARLKLPTLAVVQGAAFGGALGLISCCDMAIAAEDAQFCLSEVRIGLAPAVISPFVVQAIGERAARRYALTAERFDGRRAQQIGLIAECYAGTELEARTLEWIENLLLNSPQAMRVSKELLREVGSGELTPALRRYCESAIARIRTSAEGQEGLRAFLQKRAPGWQSTPDEHPGERPALTETHKDSQS